The Pseudomonas sp. KU26590 genomic sequence ACTGGGACTCTTCCGCCGCCGACAAGCCAGGCAGTTACAACGTGATCGGCCTCAAGGACCCGGCGGTCGACACGCTGGTGAACGGCTTGATCAACGCCGACTCGCGCCAGAGCCTGATTGATCACACCCGTGCCCTCGACCGCGCGCTGCTGTGGGGCTACTACGTGATCCCGAACTGGCACATCAAGACCTGGCGCGTGGCGTACTGGGATCACCTGGGCCACCCGAACAAAACACCGCTCTACGACATCGGCACCGTGACCTGGTGGGTCAAACCCGACGCGACGCCCGCCATTCCAGTGCAAGTCGCGCCGGACGCCGCAGAGCCTGAACCCGCCCAGCCTGAAACCGAGCAGCCTAAAGGCACGGAGCAATAACATGCTGGCCTACATTCTGCGGCGCTTGCTGCTGATCATCCCGACCCTGTTCGGCATCCTGCTGATCAACTTCGTCATCATCCAGGCCGCGCCGGGCGGCCCGGTGGAGCAGATGATCGCCAAGCTCGAAGGGTTTGAAGGCGCCACCAGCCGCATCGCCGGCGGCGGCGCAGAAGTCTCGGTGGCCGGCTCGACCTATCGCGGCGCTCAGGGCCTGGATCCCAGCCTGATCAAAGAAATCGAGCACATGTACGGTTTCGACAAATCGGCGCCGGAACGCTTGTGGATCATGGTCAAGAACTACGCCCATCTGGATTTCGGCGACAGCTTCTTCCGCGACGCCAAGGTCATTGACCTGATCGTCGAGAAGATGCCGGTGTCGATCTCCCTCGGGCTGTGGAGCACGCTGATCATGTACCTGGTGTCGATCCCACTGGGGATCGCCAAAGCCACGCGCCACGGCAGCCATTTCGACGTCTGGACCAGCTCGGCAATCATCGTCGGCTACGCCATTCCAGCGTTTCTGTTCGCCATCCTGTTGATCGTGGTGTTTGCCGGCGGCAGCTACTTCGATTGGTTCCCGTTGCGCGGATTAACGTCCACCAACTTCGACGAAATGAGCTGGCTGGGCAAGGTGGGCGACTACTTCTGGCACCTGGTGTTGCCGATCACCGCGTTGGTCATCGGCAACTTCGCCACCATGACCCTACTGACGAAAAACAGCTTTCTCGACGAAATCGGCAAGCAGTACGTGATCACCGCCAAGGCCAAGGGCCTGACCCAGCGCCGCGTGCTCTACGGCCACGTGTTCCGTAACGCGATGCTGCTGGTGATCGCGGGTTTCCCGTCGGCGTTCATTGGCATCTTCTTCACCGGCTCGCTGCTGGTGGAAGTGATCTTTTCCCTTGATGGCCTTGGCCTGATGAGTTTTGAAGCCGCGATCAACCGTGATTACCCGGTGGTGTTCGGCACGCTGTTCATCTTCACCCTGCTGGGTCTTGTGGTGAAACTGATCGGCGACCTGACCTACACGCTGGTCGACCCACGCATCGACTTCGACCGCAGGGATCATTGATATGACGTTGTCCCCTCTCAATCGACGCCGTT encodes the following:
- a CDS encoding microcin C ABC transporter permease YejB: MLAYILRRLLLIIPTLFGILLINFVIIQAAPGGPVEQMIAKLEGFEGATSRIAGGGAEVSVAGSTYRGAQGLDPSLIKEIEHMYGFDKSAPERLWIMVKNYAHLDFGDSFFRDAKVIDLIVEKMPVSISLGLWSTLIMYLVSIPLGIAKATRHGSHFDVWTSSAIIVGYAIPAFLFAILLIVVFAGGSYFDWFPLRGLTSTNFDEMSWLGKVGDYFWHLVLPITALVIGNFATMTLLTKNSFLDEIGKQYVITAKAKGLTQRRVLYGHVFRNAMLLVIAGFPSAFIGIFFTGSLLVEVIFSLDGLGLMSFEAAINRDYPVVFGTLFIFTLLGLVVKLIGDLTYTLVDPRIDFDRRDH